ATACCAcgagaagctgtgtatgaaTTTGGTAGGAATTTTGTGGACGGGTAGCggtcaggaaaacaaaagaGAATGTTACAGTTATAAAGAAAACGTTCTCTGAATAAGGCAATGATACTCCTCTGTGACTATAACAATGCAACATCAGATTACTGGCCAGACTAAGAAAAGTGCTGGGCTGCCGTCCCAATGTCCTTGAGACCTTAGAGCAGTAGTAGTACTGCTTGCTAAGAAAAAGCATTATCTTACTCCTAATCCAACGATGAAAATATACTTTTGATAACGATATATTTCCCGCATACTGTAGGAAACTGTATACCCTGAATAAACTCTACCCTAAAGTTGTTTATAATTTGAGAGTATTGCCTCTCTTTTTCTTGACTTGTGGTTATAAGTTACAGTTTTATACGTTTGAAGGAATCGACGACAATTAATAATTCAAAGCAACAGCAAGCTTTCCTGTAGCTTCAGGAACGGATGTCACTGGAAACGAGTTCGAGTTCTCCTGCGAGCCATGCCGAGCTGGATACAAATGTGTCAACGGCGACGAGGTGGAGGAGCCATGCGAAGCGGGCTTCTATAGCAGGGCAAACGCGACTTCCTGCGACCCTTGCTCGGTGGGATCTCATAGTGAAACAGGCTCAGCAAACTGTACCGGTGGGTCAAAATATGTCGTCTCTAGTCACCCTTTTTTTAgttcctacatgtacttttgtcgCATGTCCTGTAGGTAACTGAAACGTTTATCGTAATTCAAAGGTCCATtgtcatttcaaaatgaaaaccATCGAAGGTACTTCTTTACCTAAATCCGAAACTTGTACCAATACACACTTTTGATACTTGCCAAAATTAGTATTTTCTAAAAGCGCTAGGGACGGAATAACTATTCATAAAGCAACACTAAAAAGCATAAcgaaaatatatgaaatatgacGATAAAAATCGTATGCTTCCTTAAAGGTGTCAGGCTTCGTGGCGGATTGACTTCAAGGGAAGGCAGAGTTGAGATTCTACACAACGACGAGTGGGGCACAATATGTAATGGCACCCACGTTAACTACACCTTCGCAAAGGTTGTATGCACTCAACTGGGCTACCAAAATGGAAGCGTATTGGATATAGCTTTCAATAGTCTATGGCAAATACACTTTGACATAAGCTCGGATCCAATTTGGCTATCTAACGTCCAGTGCTCGGGTGAAGAAGATTCCTTGTATGAATGTGAACACAGCGGATGGGGTGGTCATCGGTGTGAACATGGAGGAGAGGCTAGCGTCATATGTGAAAGTAGgtgaaatatctttaaaatatgataataatacaATTGAAGAAGCGTACAAAGAGGAAAAGCATATGGgataaaatttgcatattttctgtATACTTTACAGCAGGGATATGACAAACCCGCATGATATATAGAGAGATACTGTACAAATTGCTATGTTTGATGATTGCTAAGAAATGCATAAACATTACAAGAGATTTTGGAATGAATATACAGGGTTACTCAATTGATGAATAttcaaatcatgaaaatgtaagTAGCTTTATCAATATCATCAATGTAAACATGCTAACATTACGGCAAGTACATTGTGAAGATCACATTACCACCAAACTTGTAAGATTGTCGTAAAATTTAGAACTGTAAACTTGAGATTCATTTTTATCTTAGATAATGCTCTTATTTTCTTATATTTCAGGCCGTGAGGAAGCGCTTTCTTCGCCCATGGATTCCGATGCTGAAGACGCGGACATTGGCTCTGACTATTCCTATGATACTAATTTTGAAGACACTCGTCAGCGCATATAAGGTCACATATTTATCTAAATAATACATAGATCTAGATTTTTCTCTTCATCGATGTCTCTATGTAGAAGTATCTATGCCTATATATGTAATCACATAACACATCATACATATAACTATATATAGTCttataaatgtaacaaatgtataTTAACAAATCTTTATAAGTCTATCAAGCTAtctatctgtatatatatagatggACATATAGAGATGTCcctctttatatatatatatatacatatggaTTTCTGCATGCAGTATGAGACCTATTTCATGCAGTATGAGAACTGCTGTTatatctatctctatctctctctctctatatatatagatataaatatatattcatGCAGTATCAGAATATATATACGAATGAATGTTTCTATTTCTGCAGGAATAGACCAGCTTCCATGATGGCGGTCGGCCGTGAAGCACACAGGTGGATCCTGCTTTCTTCAATCCCAATGAAAacgtacctacctacctacctggTCTCTTCACCCCCTGAACGTTGAGGGTACAAGACAGCCATGGGGATGGAGAATTGTCTCCAGGCTTGTAATTTAGATGTAGCTTCTAGCGTACTTATGGTaattatatcatatttcattaAAATGACGGACGGAGCTGGAGGTAATCTCACAAAGACGGATAGATGCGACCATATAAATAAAGTACTATTTCATACATCAAGTTAACGTGAATGTAGTATTTCCGCAATTGATAGACCCTGTTTTGTGTCCAACAGTAAATTAGACAAAGTATGCGGAACGTTTCCCCGAGCATTACAATATATAAGGCTACTCTTACGTCGAAACGACAATCAAGCTAAAGAAAATGTATAGCCGGAATCATATGAGCATAGCATGAGGTTTGTCAGTTCATTTCATGTAGTATTACGTAATTCTAGCCGGCAGCACAGTAACTCCATGATGACATTTGTCTGATATCCCATCACTGAGTTGCCTTTATTTAGCACCATTATATCAACATTAAATTTCATAATTCACTGAAGTGCTAAGATGTTCCAAAATATTCCCCTTCAGATGCATTCAAAAACTACAACATTACATGATGGTTGAGATGCTGATAGTTTGGACCTAAAAAAGACCTATGTAATATATATACTCAAGATATCATTATCGGTATAAAGTTTTTAATTAGATGGTATTCCTTTGTTTTGCTTTTCAAATATAACCTTACAAGTGCTGTTAATAAACAGTAAATATAGAAGTTATcattaaaatgattttaaataTCAGTTTGACGCGTTTACATTCGTCAAAACATAGCAtagattaacttgaaagttcacctgtgttggtagacGTCATTCTTGAACTGTAAATTCCGACAAAatattggactcacccaaattttgaactgaacatcaccagtctttgtcaaggaataaatTACTTGCTATACTTTAACCTACCATAAGGATAGTGCAAATTGCAATGAAATTTTCTCTTGATCAACTGTGCCGAGGAACATAAGACATAAACATGCAGTGACTGACAACTGTccttaatgtgtttttttctcgtGTTTGTGTGCTGTTTGAGTAATTTCTATTTGGAAAGTGGGTCCTAGGATCGTGTCAAGGGAGGCTGCAAGTGGCACTTGGGTCTAGTTGACTCCTTTTCAAGTGACAGTTTGATCATACATGTCATCAAAGCTGGGGCAATAACAGCCgcagaaaaagggggggggggtgaacaaAATTCATCGCTTTaccatgtatgtttgtgtgtggatagcgCTTGCAAGCGTGGTGTCAATGGCCGGGTTTACACTCACGTTTTACTAGTCGACTTGGAGTACACTCCGCTGGAGTACGACTTAGCGGAGTCGATACAGCTGtgtaaaaataaatgtaaagTACTCAAGTCCTGGACTTGAGTTGAGTTACTTCAAAACCATGCTTAAGCGCGGGTCTAGTCTAGTTACTAGGGTGTCTGTGTGACGCGTGTTTGACTCTGAGCCGACTCCAGGAGAGTTATGCAATTCTCTGGACAGGAACAACATGTCCATACTCGGCAACCAAGACATACGTGCAGACAAACTCTGATCCATACCAAACGGAGCCAGGTCCACTTAGCGAAGAATCAGTGGAGgcacaaatttgaaaatttgtctTATTTTTTTGTCATAAGTTTTCGGTTGAAATTCAAATTTTGAGCATCAtgtaatacacctttctcacgcggcggccatgatagatctaaaaagAGGTctatgaggcaaacaaaagactgtccatcattaTTAGCAATTCAACCAGTGATAGCATAGAAATTAGacaattgaccaataagagaatggctgcatgtccgtcaaatatttgcattattatgtttttattttgcatctcttaagggactatgggatcagcacgcgagtctaaattgctacatatttcgctgcataacactagttataatatttattatttgatcttatattgtgaaaatttgtgtggtctgagaaaaaactaaatgggagctgattttagaaataacttttgtctgtttgcctcattgacctcgtcttcaatctatcatggccaccgcgtgagaaaggtgtatgagGACTCAGAGAAAGGCAACAGTGCCGGCGTAGCTGGGCGTTCCTAATCTCTTGGCGGTCCCATGTGTGAACAGATAGCTCTTGAGTGGGGCTCCGAGTTGAGTCGAAAACGCATGTGAAAACCCAGCCAACATCTAGTCTGGAACGCCCGGGATCGAACCCTTGATCTCGTGTCCCAATCGACGTCTTGTGCATTAGTATCAATGTTTGACTTAAGAAGTAAGGGCAGAGCTACTCTTGCTGTTCTGTACACTATTGTGATtacagaaacacagaaaacagattGTCCTCTGGATGGGCAGTAACAACGTCATtgtattacaaaatgaaaacaaataagccatttttgtaatatgtaatctccaagcag
This genomic stretch from Branchiostoma floridae strain S238N-H82 chromosome 13, Bfl_VNyyK, whole genome shotgun sequence harbors:
- the LOC118428480 gene encoding lysyl oxidase homolog 3A-like; amino-acid sequence: MQHQITGQTKKSAGLPSQSSGTDVTGNEFEFSCEPCRAGYKCVNGDEVEEPCEAGFYSRANATSCDPCSVGSHSETGSANCTGVRLRGGLTSREGRVEILHNDEWGTICNGTHVNYTFAKVVCTQLGYQNGSVLDIAFNSLWQIHFDISSDPIWLSNVQCSGEEDSLYECEHSGWGGHRCEHGGEASVICESREEALSSPMDSDAEDADIGSDYSYDTNFEDTRQRI